A genomic window from Aethina tumida isolate Nest 87 chromosome 4, icAetTumi1.1, whole genome shotgun sequence includes:
- the LOC109603961 gene encoding integrin beta-PS-like, giving the protein MMLASCIILLINLQIIWCENIESCKNQRTCSQCIQQFGCAWCPTLNNSTDHCVDKISATCADVVSPKSLLAITKDEPLSQNLNAPVTLKPQRFSIELRRNEEFKLNFEYEQSPDFPMDLYILMDMSVSMREHKKVLGEVGVKMSNTIRNLTRNFRLGFGSFVDKPVPPYLIPNGDYRGVAFPYSFKNHLSLTEDYHKFNERVLNTELSKNYDFPEGGLDAMIQAMVCTDEIKWRKNATKLLVLCTDSISHLAGEGKLAGIVEPNDGECHMRNDEYETEASLKYDYPSLSQLNYISERENINLLFAITNNYVIGEYENWSPILKKANVGELKADSKQIIDFIVNNYNRIVGSLKMSTNATSDVDVKFDTDCPHKIDNGCENLEKNQIVQFTATIKATECSTSGENTKYISFKPQSVTEEIVVELKIICDCDCEESDYPTVVNNSIKCTQHGDEKCGVCVCHPGYYGNTCECTGTSTRFGDVTGCQASTNDSICSDLGTCDCGECRCVTYDDERKVWGKFCQCNNYDCEKSITGKLCSGNGKCECNKCVCKSGWTGDACDCSLSNDTCIFRPTRKLCSEHGTCQCGKCLCEAGRSGHYCEDCDSCPSLRCDELAPCVECLTDLKTDNKNCITECIEYGTNMFDKMDEFTVPGKSCMIQDKDGCTINYQYRYDDEKLILDISRERTLCPVNIYALIGAVIGTMLLAGLVMLLIWKLLTSVHDKREYSKFIKEQSAMKWGRNDNPLYKNPSNTFQNPAFGRRSMRLSNS; this is encoded by the exons ATGATGTTGGCAAGTTGTATTATTCTGttgattaatttacaaattatttggtgTGAAAATATAGAAAGTTGCAAAAATCAACGGACTTGCAGCCAATGTATTCAACAATTTGGATGTGCATGGTGTCCCACTTTAAAC AACTCCACCGATCATTGCGTGGATAAAATATCAGCAACATGTGCCGACGTAGTATCACCAAAGTCCCTGTTGGCCATCACAAAAGACGAACCGTTGTCACAAAATTTGAACGCTCCAGTCACACTGAAACCGCAACGCTTCTCCATCGAACTACGCAGAAACGAGGAGTTCAAACTGAACTTCGAATATGAACAATCGCCCGACTTCCCCATGGATCTGTACATCTTAATGGACATGTCGGTCTCGATGAGGGAACACAAAAAAGTCCTTGGTGAAGTGGGTGTCAAAATGTCGAACACAATACGCAACCTGACACGAAACTTCCGACTGGGTTTCGGGAGTTTCGTCGACAAACCCGTTCCACCCTATTTGATTCCGAACGGTGACTatcg TGGTGTGGCGTTTCCCTACAGCTTTAAAAATCACTTATCTCTAACGGAAGACTATCACAAATTTAATGAGAGGGTACTCAATACTGAACTTTCAAAAAACTACGATTTTCCTGAAGGTGGACTTGACGCAATGATTCAAGCGATGGTGTGCACTGACGAAATTAAGTGGAGGAAAAATGCTACGAAACTTCTCGTTCTTTGTACTGATAGTATCTCTCATCTCGCTG gtGAAGGAAAACTTGCAGGTATCGTGGAGCCGAACGATGGAGAATGCCACATGAGAAACGACGAATATGAAACGGAAGCCAGCTTAAAATACGACTATCCTTCGCTTTCTCAATTGAATTACATTTCTGAAAGggaaaatatcaatttgttGTTCGCAATTACGAATAACTATGTTATAGGTGAATACGAAAATTGGTCGCCAATTTTAAAGAAGGCGAACGTGGGAGAACTGAAGGCTGATAGTAAACAAATAATCGACTTCAtcgtcaataattataat AGGATCGTCGGTTCACTAAAGATGTCAACGAACGCAACGAGCGACGTGGATGTAAAATTCGACACGGATTGTCCCCATAAAATAGACAACGGTTGCGAGAACCTagagaaaaatcaaattgttcaatttacggCAACGATCAAAGCCACCGAGTGTTCCACATCCGGCGAAAACACCAAATACATCTCTTTCAAACCTCAATCCGTTACTGAAGAAATCGTTGTCGAACTGAAG ATAATTTGTGATTGCGATTGCGAAGAATCCGATTATCCGACCGTGGTCAACAATTCGATAAAGTGCACCCAACACGGAGACGAAAAATGCGGGGTGTGTGTCTGTCATCCGGGCTACTACGGTAACACATGCGAGTGCACCGGCACTTCCACACGATTCGGCGATGTAACCGGCTGTCAGGCTTCCACAAACGATTCGATTTGTTCCGACTTGGGTACGTGTGACTGCGGTGAATGTCGCTGTGTCACTTACGATGACGAGAGAAAAGTTTGGGGGAAGTTTTGCCAGTGCAACAACTACGACTGCGAGAAATCGATCACCGGAAAACTGTGTTCTG GAAATGGGAAATGCGAGTGCAACAAATGCGTGTGCAAATCGGGATGGACAGGGGACGCTTGCGACTGTTCGCTGAGCAACGATACCTGCATCTTCCGACCAACACGTAAGTTGTGTTCCGAACATGGCACGTGCCAATGTGGCAAGTGCTTGTGCGAAGCTGGAAGGTCCGGACACTACTGTGAGGACTGCGATAGTTGTCCTTCGCTAAG ATGTGATGAATTGGCTCCATGTGTTGAATGTCTCACTGATCTGAAAACTGACAACAAGAATTGTATCACTGAATGTATTGAATATGGTACAAATATGTTTGACAAAATGGATGAGTTTACTGTTCCTGGAAAAAGTTGTATGATTCAGGATAAAGACGGATGTACTATAAATTACCAATACAGATATGATGATGAAAAGCTTATCCTGGATATTTCGAGAGAACGTACACTTTGTCCGGTTaatatttatg CTTTGATTGGTGCAGTGATAGGAACAATGTTGTTGGCCGGTCTCGTGATGTTGTTGATTTGGAAACTATTGACAAGCGTCCATGACAAAAGGGAGTACAGCAAATTCATAAAAGAACAGTCCGCCATGAAATGGGGTCGCAATGACAACCCACTCTACAAGAATCCCTCGAATACTTTCCAAAATCCCGCTTTCGGGCGCAGAAGTATGCGTCTCTCCAACTCCTAA
- the LOC109606720 gene encoding endocuticle structural glycoprotein SgAbd-2-like: MGNTHPDPLPMLRPCNLTYCSQILSCALVATVFADVSHIYRPHQYTYQPVQHYNPVPVPVQTYHTQQQIPILRQDQDVREDGSYSYNYETGNGIAAQEQASVRAVGQDLAKSAQGSYSYTSPEGELVQISYVADENGYQAAGSHIPTPPPVPAAIQRALDWIAAHPQPASQTYNNYNQYQQRRFF, from the exons ATGGGGAACACCCACCCAGATCCACTACCGATGCTACGCCC GTGCAATCTAACCTATTGTTCTCAGATTTTAAGCTGCGCCTTGGTTGCGACCGTTTTCGCAGATGTGTCGCACATCTACAGGCCCCATCAGTACACTTACCAACCGGTGCAACACTACAACCCAGTTCCGGTCCCCGTTCAAACCTACCACACTCAACAGCAAATCCCGATCCTCAGACAAGACCAGGACGTTCGTGAAGACGGTTCTTATTCCTACAA CTATGAAACCGGAAACGGAATCGCCGCTCAAGAACAAGCTTCGGTTCGTGCGGTAGGACAGGACCTCGCCAAGTCAGCCCAGGGTTCCTATTCGTACACTTCTCCCGAGGGAGAACTGGTTCAGATTTCTTACGTGGCTGATGAAAACGGCTACCAAGCGGCCGGTTCCCACATCCCGACTCCTCCACCAGTTCCGGCCGCCATCCAAAGGGCTTTGGATTGGATCGCCGCCCATCCACAACCCGCGAGTCAAACCTACAATAACTACAACCAGTACCAACAACGCAGGTTCTTCTAA
- the LOC109603974 gene encoding larval cuticle protein LCP-17-like: MKLIILSVALFATVFADVSHLADQQVPIIRLESDISPEGSYQWALETGNGIAAQEAGQIRALGPEQVAKSAQGSFQWTSPEGVPVAIQYVADENGYQPSGDAIPQPPPIPIAIQRALEYIAAHPPPPERP, from the exons ATGAAGCTTATT ATTTTGTCTGTAGCCCTTTTCGCTACCGTCTTCGCCGACGTATCCCACTTGGCCGACCAGCAGGTCCCAATCATCCGTTTGGAATCCGACATCTCTCCTGAGGGAAGCTACCAATGGGC TCTTGAAACCGGTAACGGAATCGCCGCTCAAGAAGCCGGTCAAATCCGCGCCCTTGGACCGGAACAAGTAGCTAAGTCTGCCCAAGGTTCCTTCCAATGGACCTCCCCCGAAGGAGTGCCAGTAGCCATCCAATACGTAGCTGACGAAAACGGTTACCAACCATCCGGTGACGCCATCCCACAACCACCACCAATCCCAATTGCCATCCAGAGGGCTTTGGAATACATCGCCGCTCACCCACCACCACCAGAAAGGCCATGA
- the LOC109603962 gene encoding endocuticle structural glycoprotein SgAbd-1-like, translating to MFKLTITVSILGLCLANQHIRILSQSNEIHPDGSYQWSYQTENGITAQELGKQRGSGPDAVLEVQGDYSYTSPEGKQVVMSYVADDSGFHPSGDLPTPPPIPLAIQKSLAWNAAHPEEDREDLVVRIGQQRRY from the exons ATGTTCAAAttg acTATTACTGTGAGTATTTTGGGCCTTTGTCTGGCTAATCAACATATCAGGATCTTAAGCCAAAGTAATGAAATCCATCCAGATGGCAGCTACCAGTGGTC ATACCAGACAGAAAATGGAATAACAGCTCAGGAATTAGGTAAGCAGAGGGGATCCGGCCCAGATGCTGTGCTAGAAGTTCAGGGTGACTACTCCTACACGTCACCAGAAGGAAAGCAGGTCGTGATGAGCTATGTGGCAGACGATTCCGGTTTCCACCCCTCAGGAGACCTTCCCACTCCACCGCCAATTCCATTAGCCATACAAAAATCTTTGGCCTGGAACGCTGCTCATCCCGAAGAAGATCGTGAGGATCTCGTTGTTCGAATAGGACAACAACGAAGATATTGA
- the LOC109603978 gene encoding larval cuticle protein LCP-22-like, with translation MMKLIVAAAVLAVVAADVSHLNIPQQIRILRQESDISPDGSYRYAYETENGIAAQEQGVGAQSAQGNFAWTSPEGVPVAIQYVADENGYQPSGDAIPQPPPIPIAIQRALEWIAAHPEPQLRV, from the exons ATGATGAAACTG ATCGTAGCCGCCGCCGTGTTGGCCGTTGTTGCCGCCGATGTGTCCCACCTCAACATCCCACAACAAATCAGGATCCTTCGTCAGGAATCCGACATCAGCCCAGATGGAAGCTACAGATATGC TTATGAAACCGAAAACGGAATCGCTGCTCAAGAACAAGGTGTAGGTGCTCAATCCGCTCAAGGAAACTTTGCCTGGACTTCCCCCGAAGGAGTACCAGTAGCCATCCAATATGTTGCCGACGAAAACGGTTACCAACCATCCGGTGATGCCATCCCACAACCACCACCAATCCCAATTGCCATCCAAAGGGCTTTGGAATGGATCGCCGCCCACCCAGAACCACAACTCAGAGTTTAA
- the LOC109603963 gene encoding larval cuticle protein LCP-17-like encodes MMKLIITCAIVACAFADVSHLFRPTQTYSSLRDVPILRLESDISPDGTYKYAYETGNGIAAQEQGLGGQAAKGSFSWTSPEGVPVAIQYVGDENGYQPQGNVLPTPPPIPQAILRSLEWIRTHPPQPEPRRF; translated from the exons ATGATGAAACTT ATTATCACCTGTGCGATTGTGGCGTGCGCCTTCGCCGACGTCTCCCATCTGTTCCGTCCCACACAAACTTACTCCTCGTTGCGGGATGTTCCGATTTTGCGTCTGGAATCCGACATCAGCCCGGACGGCACCTACAAATATGC ttaCGAGACTGGTAACGGAATCGCCGCCCAGGAACAAGGACTAGGTGGCCAGGCGGCGAAAGGATCGTTCTCCTGGACTTCACCTGAAGGAGTTCCGGTAGCCATCCAATACGTGGGCGACGAAAACGGTTACCAACCCCAAGGAAACGTGTTGCCCACTCCACCGCCAATTCCTCAAGCCATTCTGAGATCGCTGGAATGGATCAGGACTCATCCCCCGCAACCTGAACCAAGAAGATTCTAA
- the LOC109603973 gene encoding endocuticle structural glycoprotein SgAbd-2 isoform X1 — MMKLVVACALFAIALADVSHLLRKQPQQYSPGQEIPILRQESDITPEGSYKWAYETGNGISAQEQGQGGVSAQGNFAFTSLEGVPVAIQYVADENGFQPSGDSIPQPPPIPEAILKSIAWNEAHPEKPEPQSNRRF, encoded by the exons ATGATGAAACTG GTTGTTGCTTGTGCTCTTTTCGCCATTGCCTTGGCCGATGTTTCGCACCTCTTGAGGAAACAGCCCCAGCAATATTCACCCGGACAGGAGATCCCGATCTTGCGTCAGGAGTCCGACATTACTCCCGAGGGAAGCTACAAATGGGC TTATGAAACTGGCAACGGAATTTCCGCCCAAGAACAAGGCCAAGGAGGAGTCTCCGCTCAAGGAAACTTTGCCTTCACATCCCTGGAAGGAGTGCCAGTAGCCATCCAATACGTGGCTGACGAAAACGGTTTCCAACCTTCCGGAGACTCCATCCCTCAACCACCACCAATCCCAGAAGCCATCCTCAAGTCCATCGCTTGGAACGAGGCTCATCCAGAAAAACCGGAACCACAGAGCAACAGGagattctaa
- the LOC109603973 gene encoding endocuticle structural glycoprotein SgAbd-2 isoform X2 — protein sequence MMKLVVACALFAIALADVSHLLRKQPQQYSPGQEIPILRQESDITPEGSYKWAYETGNGISAQEQGQGGVSAQGNFAFTSLEGVPVAIQYVADENGFQPSGDSIPQPPPIPEDILKSIAWNEAQPEKPEPLNNRRF from the exons ATGATGAAACTG GTTGTTGCTTGTGCTCTTTTCGCCATTGCCTTGGCCGATGTTTCGCACCTCTTGAGGAAACAGCCCCAGCAATATTCACCCGGACAGGAGATCCCGATCTTGCGTCAGGAGTCCGACATTACTCCCGAGGGAAGCTACAAATGGGC TTATGAAACTGGCAACGGAATTTCCGCCCAAGAACAAGGCCAAGGAGGAGTCTCCGCTCAAGGAAACTTTGCCTTCACATCCCTGGAAGGAGTGCCAGTAGCCATCCAATACGTGGCTGACGAAAACGGTTTCCAACCTTCCGGAGACTCCATCCCTCAACCACCACCAATCCCAGAAGACATCCTCAAGTCCATCGCTTGGAACGAGGCTCAACCAGAAAAACCTGAACCACTGAACAACAGGAGATTctaa
- the LOC109603979 gene encoding endocuticle structural glycoprotein SgAbd-2-like, translating to MMKLIISFAIVACAFADVSHLFRPTQTYSSLRDVPILRLESDISPDGNYKYAYETGNGIAAQEQGLGGQAARGSFSWTSPEGVPVAIQYVADENGYQPQGNVLPTPPPVPQAILRSLEWIRTHPQQPEPRRF from the exons atgatgaaattg ATTATTTCCTTTGCCATTGTGGCGTGCGCCTTCGCTGACGTCTCCCATCTGTTCCGTCCCACACAAACTTACTCGTCGTTGCGGGATGTTCCGATTTTGCGTCTGGAATCCGACATCAGCCCGGACGGCAACTACAAATATGC TTACGAGACTGGTAACGGAATCGCCGCCCAGGAACAAGGACTAGGAGGCCAAGCGGCGAGAGGATCCTTCTCGTGGACTTCTCCGGAAGGAGTTCCGGTAGCCATCCAATACGTGGCCGACGAAAACGGTTACCAACCTCAAGGAAACGTGTTGCCCACTCCACCACCAGTACCCCAAGCCATCCTGAGGTCTCTGGAATGGATCAGGACTCACCCCCAACAACCTGAGCCAAGAAGATTctaa
- the LOC109606722 gene encoding endocuticle structural glycoprotein SgAbd-2-like has translation MFKLVLSFALIATVFADVSHIYRPHQYTFQPVQHYNPIPVQTYHAQQQIPILRQDQDVREDGSYSYNYETGNGIAAQEQGSIRALGQNIGKAAQGSFSYTSPEGEPVHVSYVADENGFQAAGSHIPTPPPVPAAIQRSLDWIAAHPQPASQAYNNYNQYQQRRFF, from the exons ATGTTCAAATTG GTTTTAAGCTTCGCCTTGATTGCGACCGTTTTCGCCGATGTGTCGCACATCTACAGGCCCCATCAGTACACTTTCCAACCGGTCCAACACTACAACCCAATTCCCGTTCAAACTTACCACGCTCAACAACAAATCCCGATCCTCCGACAAGACCAGGATGTTCGTGAAGACGGTTCTTACTCCTACAA CTACGAAACCGGAAACGGAATTGCCGCTCAGGAACAAGGATCGATTCGTGCCTTAGGACAGAACATCGGCAAAGCCGCCCAAGGTTCCTTCTCTTACACGTCTCCCGAAGGGGAACCGGTGCATGTTTCTTACGTTGCCGATGAAAACGGTTTCCAAGCTGCCGGTTCCCACATCCCGACTCCACCACCAGTGCCGGCGGCCATCCAGAGATCCTTGGATTGGATCGCAGCTCATCCACAGCCCGCCAGCCAGGCCTACAACAATTATAACCAGTACCAACAACGCAGGTTCTTCTAA